The Leishmania major strain Friedlin complete genome, chromosome 28 genome includes a region encoding these proteins:
- a CDS encoding DNA repair protein-like protein: protein MASRDTAGHRELVRFLEALQLVKFDTLPCAAVPTTMRARAELRPFQLQALYWLLSREQPPLLRARAAPRDTGSLILTKEATRTLDSGAVNRGDEEDGVTYTGGSGAGGGSGRGRGEVFGKGDDFGAGSSCTTLSASRALTAKVRPPSTGVATRTAVGGAEDDTSMSMRGQEMTCTVRGGVFADYMGLGKTRTLIALCETTRVPRIDRVTGSLVESAATLIVCPTSLLTQWVREIHHCVQRPAAAPLRILVYYGARKRHLSLFQVAQSYDYVLTTYQTLCQKQPPAFRFGLTHANGGTTGTGGGSPARTAGFSDADDFAEGSSFPASADDYDVDRRLQTEVDKLFMIRWGRIILDEAHYIRNMRTHQSRACLKLSGVCRWVVTATPVQNSLNDLYPLLRFLAVPHFSSLVWWNNEIVRYYNLDPLHPRPVTALSILFGSILLRRTPDSMVDGKPILELPPKRAITYTVGLSREEMRFYQSIHAKATEKLNALRDCDACAARTPLATFTTAFEMLVRCRQTCLHPYIVVAALRRCHRLPGAEAGRCATASPDGIDRTSATANCASSEAARQQREEDQRTARAIDEFIQTVVLRRLRTIKAREFVQSLVEEIKHQKLESRECIICLETVNRPAILPCAHVFCEECIKHALQATRRCPLCKRNSKASELLLVPVELLDRTAQQPNTSTGGGDRAGDGRTSAAEPAPEVPLHLDLSDMSNWSLQLSSKTQYLIDTIRSLPAEDKVVVFSSFLTYLRCAQHWLQAAGVSCALYSGSMTMKQKQSLLELFHDAARPASPRVLLATISSCGVGLNLTCANHCFLMEPSWNPGTEEQALNRIYRIGQTKPVTFTKLIADGTIEQNISQLCDRKRALSGYCFSSSVAGAAASGGGDGRLRTADLLELFAPEKSSASSDDDDSSEEDDEAEGE, encoded by the coding sequence atggcgtCGCGCGACACAGCTGGCCACCGCGAACTCGTTCGCTTCTTGGAAGCACTGCAGTTGGTGAAGTTTGacacgctgccgtgcgccgcCGTTCCTACGACGATGCGGGCACGTGCGGAGCTGCGTCCCTTtcagctgcaggcgctctactggctgctgtcgcgtgagcagccgccgcttcttcgcgcgcgtgcggcgcccAGGGACACCGGCTCGCTTATCCTGACAAAGGAGGCGACGCGCACtctcgacagcggcgccgtcaacCGCGGCGATGAAGAGGATGGCGTGACTTACactggcggcagtggtgctggtggcggcagcggccgtggcAGAGGTGAAGTCTTCGGAAAGGGCGATGACTTCGGTGCGGGAAGCTCGTGTACGACGTTGTCCGCCTCTCGTGCTCTGACAGCTAAGGTGCGCCCTCCTTCTACAGGTGTTgccacccgcaccgccgttGGGGGTGCAGAGGACGATACCAGCATGTCCATGAGAGGGCAGGAGATGACATGCaccgtgcgcggcggtgtgtTCGCCGATTACATGGGTCTAGGTAAGACGCGCACGCTTATTGCGTTGTGCGAGACTACGCGGGTGCCACGCATCGATCGCGTGACCGGCTCCTTGGTGGagtcggcggcgacgctcaTTGTTTGCCCGACCTCCCTCCTTACGCAGTGGGTGCGTGAGATACACCACTGCGTGCAGCggcctgccgcggcgccgctacgcATTCTCGTCTACTACGGAGCTCGCAAGCGCCACCTCAGCCTCTTCCAGGTGGCGCAGTCCTACGACTACGTCCTGACCACGTACCAGACGCTCTGTCAAAAGCAGCCACCCGCCTTTCGCTTCGGCCTCACGCATGCCAATGGAGGGACCACGGGGACCGGAGGCGGCTCCCCGGCGAGGACCGCTGGCTTTTCCGACGCAGACGACTTCGCCGAGGGCTCGTCTTTCCCTGCGAGTGCGGACGATTACGATGTTGACCGACGGCTACAGACAGAGGTGGATAAGCTCTTCATGATCCGATGGGGTCGCATCATCCTGGACGAGGCCCACTACATCCGCAACATGCGCACGCATCAGAGTCGCGCGTGCCTCAAGCTCAGTGGTGTCTGTCGCTGGGtcgtgacggcgacgccagTGCAGAACAGTCTCAACGACCTCTatcctctcctccgcttcctcgccGTACCGCATTTCAGCTCGCTTGTGTGGTGGAACAACGAGATTGTTCGCTACTACAACCTCGACCCGCTCCATCCGCGCCCCGTCACGGCGCTCAGCATCCTGTTCGGCTCGATCTTGCTTCGCCGCACACCGGACTCCATGGTGGATGGGAAGCCCATACTGGAGCTGCCGCCAAAGCGGGCGATCACCTACACCGTGGGCTTGTCGCGCGAGGAGATGCGCTTCTACCAGTCGATTCACGCCAAGGCTACCGAAAAGCtgaacgcgctgcgcgactgCGACGCGTGCGCGGCTCGCACGCCGCTGGCCACCTTCACGACTGCCTTCGAAATGCTTGTGCGCTGTCGGCAAACGTGCCTGCACCCGTACATCGTGGTAGCGGCTCTCCGCCGGTGCCACCGTCTGCCGGGTGCAGAGgccggccgctgcgccaccgcttcGCCGGATGGGATCGACCGCACTTCTGCTACCGCCAACTGTGcaagcagcgaggcggcgcggcagcagcgcgaggaggatCAGCGGACGGCGCGCGCCATCGATGAGTTTATTCAGACGGTGGTCCTCCGCCGGCTGCGCACCATCAAAGCCAGGGAGTTTGTTCAGTCCCTCGTCGAGGAGATTAAGCACCAGAAGCTGGAGTCGCGCGAGTGTATCATCTGCCTCGAAACGGTGAACCGTCCTGCTATTCTGCCCTGTGCGCACGTCTTCTGCGAGGAGTGCATCAAACACGCTTTGCAGGCAACACGGCGGTGCCCGCTGTGCAAGCGCAACTCGAAAGCgtcggagctgctgctggttcCGGTCGAGCTTTTAGACcgcacggcgcagcagccgaacACGTCTACAGGCGGAGGTGACCGCGCCGGCGATGGCAGGACGAGTGCAGCCGAGCCGGCGCCAGAAGTGCCACTGCATTTGGATCTATCTGACATGAGCAACTGGAGCCTGCAGCTGAGCTCAAAGACGCAGTACCTGATCGACACGATCCGTTCTCTGCCGGCGGAGGACAAGGTGGTCGTGTTCAGCAGCTTCCTAACGTACCTTCGCTGTGCGCAGCACTGGCTGCAGGCGGCTGGGGTGTCGTGCGCGCTTTACAGCGGGTCGATGACGATGAAACAAAAACAGTCCTTGCTGGAGCTCTTTCATGACGCGGCTCGgccagcgtcgccgcgcgTCCTTCTCGCCACGATAAGCAGCTGCGGTGTGGGGCTGAACCTGACCTGCGCCAACCACTGCTTCCTGATGGAGCCGTCGTGGAACCCTGGtacggaggagcaggcgctTAACCGCATTTATCGCATTGGCCAAACAAAGCCGGTCACTTTCACGAAGCTCATCGCCGATGGCACGATTGAGCAGAACATCAGTCAACTGTGCGACCGGAAGCGCGCGCTGAGCGGGTactgcttcagcagcagtgtggcaggcgccgccgccagcggcggcggggacgGGCGACTGCGCACAGCCGATTTGCTGGAGCTGTTCGCGCCTGAGAAGTCGAGTGCGagcagcgacgatgacgacagtagcgaggaggacgacgaggcaGAGGGCGAATAG
- a CDS encoding putative C-terminal motor kinesin, whose translation MAGAKGGNAASPTDASPSDSERRLWDTWRDNRERLEREVQILTQYSHKLVEETQTVQDAMEGMLTEFEGERKRVEAHHGATVARYQGFMDALRAREEACLAAKQRALDRIRTSRETVSRLQREQEATRDAIILATDGRDRLEQELASANGTAAERAISLERLQQEEDRMKDATYGLSGEVKGWVLEMERLRKEKHRIDVQSMEAEVARRELYSLCEELKGSIRVYCRVKGSALPVASQLPSDDTICGAAPALQAVRPSRPDNISTCVGEGAAATVVAPVAMPPVSRLPSRSGSTGSSLSAGMLAVASTPTSTVGAAVAKADARRNAGGGGSRSGCSTTRSSIATASVMGDGEADATADEGAAPVFSFPDRGEADNLSDANRRAEQGGLLRVRGAAPTATAGGATAASAHAVMPLLCPSTAQGPGEEEAYLLVDAAAAAAVHLPHSSGRSITIHQTRSNATSTGLSSFTETFTYDKVFTGDARQEEVYRDVEPLVRNAVDGYRVCIFAYGQTGSGKTFTMEGDVQGRPEVYGVTPRALQTILQRQAELANEGWSYELSCTFIEIYNDVIRDLFQSGSARYEAMLQQQHTAPTTSSSASVYHTIKHSGDRTHITNVMERNIRSVEEFLQLYKQAVLQRSTAKTDLNDVSSRSHCIFTLHISGTNATIRQRSDGVLCLVDLAGSERINDSGVQGKQFKEAVNINRSLLDLGKCIRALRCGAVVPWRNCKLTYLLQNYLGAKGGKMLMIVTVSNAKAHALESLNSLRFAARVQETYVGTSVKRVTSI comes from the coding sequence ATGGCGGGTGCCAAaggcggcaacgccgcctcgccgacAGACGCATCTCCCAGCGACTCCGAGAGACGGCTTTGGGACACGTGGCGGGACAATCGCGAGCGGCTGGAGCGCGAGGTGCAGATACTGACGCAGTACTCGCATAAGCTCGTGGAGGAGACGCAGACGGTCCAGGACGCTATGGAAGGCATGCTCACCGAGTTCGAAGGCGAGAGGAAGCGTGTCGAGGCGCACCACGgtgcgacggtggcgcgctACCAAGGCTTCATGGACgccctgcgcgcacgcgaggAGGCCTGTCTGGCAGCGAAGCAGCGAGCGCTGGATCGCATCCGCACTTCTCGAGAGACTGTGAGTCGACTTCAGCGAGAGCAGGAGGCAACGCGGGATGCCATCATTTTGGCGACAGACGGGCGCGATCGGCTGGAGCAGGAGCTGGCCAGCGCGAACGGCACGGCTGCGGAGCGCGCGATATCCCTTGAGCGCCTGCAGCAAGAGGAGGATCGCATGAAGGATGCCACCTATGGCCTTAGCGGGGAGGTGAAGGGGTGGGTGCTGGAGATGGAGCGACTCCGCAAAGAGAAGCACCGCATCGATGTGCAGTCGATGGAGGCTGAGGTGGCTCGGCGAGAGCTGTACTCCCTGTGCGAGGAACTGAAAGGCTCTATTCGTGTCTACTGCCGCGTGAAGGGCTCTGCCCTGCCAGTAGCTTCGCAACTGCCTAGTGATGACACCATatgcggtgcggcgccggcgctgcaggccgTTCGCCCGTCAAGGCCGGACAATATTAGCACCTGCGTGGGAGAGGGCGCTGCAGCTACTGTGGTCGCGCCTGTCGCCATGCCCCCCGTCAGCCGGCTGCCCAGCCGCAGTGGATCGACGGGGTCGTCTCTTTCAGCCGGCATGCTGGCGGTCGCGAGCACTCCCACGAGCACCGTAGGAGCTGCCGTGGCAAAAGCAGACGCCCGTCGCAatgccggtggtggtgggtcgCGTAGCGGCTGCTCCACGACAAGGTCAAGCATAGCCACGGCGAGCGTCATGGGGGACGGTGAGgccgacgccaccgcggACGAAGGTGCAGCACCCGTCTTTTCCTTCCCGGATCGCGGGGAGGCAGATAATCTCAGCGACGCTAACCGGAGGGCGGAGCAGGGCGGGCTCCTGCGAGTGCGTGGggcagcgccgacggcgaccgcAGGCGGTGCCACGGCAGCCTCCGCCCATGCCGTGAtgccgctcctctgccctTCGACAGCGCAGGGTccgggagaggaggaggcgtaTCTTCTCgtggatgctgctgcggctgctgcggtacATCTGCCGCACAGTAGCGGGCGATCCATCACAATCCACCAGACGCGCTCCAACGCCACTTCGACAGGCCTCAGCAGCTTCACGGAGACCTTCACCTACGACAAGGTTTTCACTGGCGACGCCcggcaggaggaggtgtaCCGCGATGTCGAGCCACTCGTGCGCAACGCCGTTGACGGCTACCGCGTGTGCATCTTCGCGTATGGGCAAacaggcagcggcaagacCTTCACCATGGAGGGCGACGTGCAAGGCAGGCCGGAGGTGTACGGCGTCACTCCACGCGCTCTTCAGACGATACTGCAGCGGCAAGCCGAGCTCGCCAACGAGGGCTGGAGCTATGAGCTGTCTTGCACGTTTATCGAAATCTACAACGATGTCATCCGCGACCTGTTTCAAAGTGGGTCGGCGCGATAcgaggcgatgctgcagcagcagcacacagctCCGACaacgtcctcctccgcttctgTGTACCACACGATCAAGCACAGTGGAGACCGCACCCACATCACCAATGTGATGGAGCGAAATATACGTAGCGTGGAGGAGTTCCTGCAGCTCTACAAGCAGGCAGTGCTACAGCGAAGCACCGCCAAGACAGATCTCAACGATGTCTCCTCGCGCTCGCACTGCATCTTCACGCTGCACATTTCCGGCACAAACGCCACGATTCGCCAACGCAGCGACGGGGTGCTCTGCCTAGTCGACCTCGCAGGCAGCGAGCGTATCAACGATAGCGGCGTGCAGGGCAAGCAATTCAAGGAGGCGGTGAACATCAACCGCTCCCTGTTGGACCTCGGCAAGTGTATCCGCGCTCTGCGCTGcggggcggtggtgccgtggCGTAACTGCAAGCTCACATATCTCCTCCAGAACTACCTCGGCGCGAAAGGCGGGAAGATGCTGATGATCGTGACGGTTTCCAATGCgaaggcgcacgcgctggaGAGCTTGAACTCGCTGCGGTTTGCGGCACGGGTGCAGGAAACATACGTTGGCACGTCTGTGAAGCGCGTGACAAGTATCTAG
- a CDS encoding putative methylthioribulose-1-phosphate dehydratase, producing MDTLTHLSHTLREAMSDIVPESHPEHPFNLIPELCRKFYDLGWATGTGGGISIKMGENYYIAPSGVQKERIKPNEIFVLNASQDVVEEPRTEKQLKISECTPLFFNAYRMRGAGACLHTHSANCVLISLLCDREFRISHIEMIKGIINNETKKALGFRDTLVIPIIENTDFERDLTASMAECMERYPESCAVLVRRHGMYVWSDTWQKAKGAVECIDYLMGLAIRMRTLGLEWEPKDVK from the coding sequence ATGGACACACTCACCCATCTCAGTCACACTTTGCGTGAAGCCATGTCTGACATCGTTCCCGAGTCACATCCGGAGCATCCGTTCAACCTCATCCCGGAGCTCTGCCGCAAGTTTTACGACCTCGGCTGGGCCACcggcacgggcggcggcATCTCCATCAAGATGGGCGAGAACTACTACATCGCCCCTAGCGGTGTGCAGAAAGAGCGCATCAAGCCGAACGAGATTTTCGTGCTGAACGCCAGCCAGGATGTCGTCGAGGAGCCGCGCACAGAGAAGCAGCTAAAGATATCGGAGTGCACACCGCTGTTCTTCAACGCCTACCGCATGCGCGGCGCCGGGGCGTgcctgcacacgcactccgCCAACTGTGTCCTCATCAGCCTCCTATGCGACCGCGAGTTCCGCATCTCTCACATCGAGATGATCAAGGGCATCATCAACAACGAAACGAAGAAGGCGCTGGGCTTTCGCGACACCCTCGTCATCCCGATCATAGAGAATACCGACTTTGAGAGGGACTTGACGGCCTCCATGGCGGAGTGTATGGAGAGGTACCCAGAGTCGTGCGCGGTGCTCGTGCGCCGGCATGGCATGTATGTCTGGTCCGACACGTGGCAGAAGGCGAAGGGCGCAGTTGAGTGCATCGACTACTTGATGGGCCTGGCCATTCGGATGAGGACACTAGGTCTTGAGTGGGAGCCGAAGGACGTCAAATAA
- a CDS encoding putative zinc transporter, with product MREPLEFQSAVASATKTIAYSQGCVGLHPDTSGDGTRRRLSYAGSGHDHGHSHGSGTDGGHGHSHGCASVEGDYMLGLHIAAIFIILAASVVGTLIPIVGKRVPALRLHSYVYAVGKAAATGVVLAVAMIHMINHASDVFGSDCIPESFGEMYEGWAFLFAMIAAIVMHAIDGTVGWIAERWTARAAGKVPPTDPCHDSLCNECSVVPKSELAERPNEGALKGMYGTAEDGRDGVSVLQMDTEGRVGHQHSVAVPEDMPPLQRIVAALCMEFGVTLHSVFVGLALAVSNGADLRALIIALVFHQLFEGLAMGARLADASFKISLELALMLVFSFSAPIGIAAGTGAVMASRDALSGTTYALVSAILDSICGGIMLYIAFNLLFVDFSHDLHVHRGVAKRIGMYAGLWVGAAVMAIIGKWL from the coding sequence ATGCGTGAACCCCTCGAATTTCAGTCGGCCGTTGCTTCCGCAACGAAGACGATCGCCTACTCTCAGGGCTGTGTGGGCTTGCACCCGGACACGAGCGGTGACGGTACGAGACGCCGCCTCTCGTATGCTGGGTCTGGGCATGACCACGGCCacagccacggcagcggcaccgacggcggCCACGGCCACAGCCACGGCTGCGCCTCTGTGGAAGGAGACTACATGCTGGGATTGCACATTGCTGCGATCTTCATCATTCTCGCTGCATCGGTTGTGGGCACGCTGATCCCGATCGTGGGCAAGCGTGTGCCTGCGCTGCGTCTCCACTCGTATGTGTACGCTGTGGGCAAGGCCGCTGCGACGGGTGTGGTGCTTGCTGTTGCGATGATTCACATGATCAACCACGCTTCTGATGTGTTTGGGTCTGACTGCATCCCTGAGAGCTTCGGCGAGATGTATGAGGGCTGGGCGTTTCTGTTCGCGATGATTGCCGCTATCGTGATGCACGCGATTGACGGGACGGTCGGGTGGATTGCGGAGCGGTGgaccgcgcgcgccgctggtAAGGTGCCGCCTACGGATCCGTGCCACGACTCGCTGTGCAACGAGTGCTCTGTGGTGCCCAAGAGCGAGCTTGCGGAGAGGCCCAACGAGGGTGCACTGAAGGGCATGTACGGCACTGCGGAGGACGGACGGGACGGTGTCTCTGTGCTTCAGATGGACACCGAGGGGCGTGTGGGACACCAGCACAGCGTAGCTGTGCCGGAGGAcatgccgccgctgcagcgcattgtggcagcgctgtgcaTGGAGTTCGGCGTGACGCTGCACAGCGTGTTTGTGGGACTTGCGCTTGCTGTGTCCAACGGCGCGGACCTGCGCGCGCTGATCATTGCGCTTGTGTTCCACCAGCTGTTCGAGGGCCTTGCGATGGGCGCGCGTCTTGCGGACGCGTCGTTCAAGATATCACTGGAGCTTGCGCTGATGCTTGTGTTCTCGTTCTCTGCGCCGATCGGGATTGCGGCAGGCACCGGCGCTGTGATGGCGTCGCGCGACGCGCTGTCGGGGACGACGTACGCGTTGGTGAGCGCGATCCTGGACTCGATCTGCGGCGGGATCATGCTGTACATTGCCTTCAATCTGCTGTTCGTGGACTTCTCGCACGATCTGCACGTGCACCGCGGCGTGGCCAAGCGGATCGGGATGTACGCCGGGCTGTGGGTCGGTGCGGCCGTGATGGCGATCATCGGGAAGTGGCTGTAA
- the RPA1 gene encoding putative replication factor A, 51kDa subunit, protein MQQPGSHQIQPIDSLTPFLGGKWWIRARVTDKTDIRTWNKPTSQGKLFSFTLIDESAAIRATVFNDAVDTFEPLIVNGQVYYFSGGQVKNANRRFSNVNNDYELTFDRSSEIMLARQDTSTAALPMQRYNFVPIELLKQREVGSLVDVLGVVLKVDEVSSITQKSTGRELMKRNVKMGDMTAAVEVTFWNDEAKAWCYPVGTVVALRQLKVGSFDGVTLSSTYQTKIDINPTDLPDVKKLATWYVATGGANVTSLSSQGLGAASGAGGESDRGRKYLDEIQSEGIGRGLKPEYVDVRCVPIYFKQDAQWYDACPTCNKKVTEEGAQGDRFRCEKCDKTVTPTQRYLVSIQVTDNVSQAWLTLFNEAGIEFFGMEAAELKRRAQEDPLYIAKLAQGRMNRPVVMRLRVKEEMSSNSMTGEESDRLRMSVVRISEFMPIAGTSEETRRRLAQNLRTECDEILRLIEAYV, encoded by the coding sequence ATGCAGCAGCCAGGCAGCCACCAGATCCAGCCCATCGACTCCCTCACACCGTTTCTCGGTGGCAAGTGGTGGATTCGGGCTCGTGTGACAGACAAGACAGACATCCGTACCTGGAACAAGCCGACGTCACAGGGAAAGCTCTTCTCCTTCACCCTTATTGATGAGTCTGCCGCGATTCGGGCAACGGTCTTCAACGACGCCGTCGACACCTTCGAGCCACTCATCGTCAATGGACAGGTGTACTACTTCAGCGGTGGCCAGGTGAAGAATGCGAACCGGCGTTTCAGCAACGTGAACAATGACTACGAGCTCACGTTTGACCGCAGCTCGGAGATTATGCTGGCGCGGCAGGACAcatcgacagcggcgctgccgatgcaGCGCTACAACTTTGTGCCGATCGAGCTTCTGAAGCAGCGCGAGGTCGGTTCGCTCGTTGACGTGCTTGGCGTCGTGCTCAAGGTGGACGAAGTGTCGTCCATCACGCAGAAGTCGACGGGCCGCGAGCTGATGAAGCGAAACGTCAAGATGGGCGACATGACGGCGGCCGTGGAGGTCACCTTCTGGAATGACGAGGCAAAGGCGTGGTGCTATCCGGTCGGCACCgttgtggcgctgcggcagctgaagGTTGGCAGTTTCGACGGTGTGACCCTCTCATCCACCTATCAGACCAAGATCGACATCAACCCCACAGACCTGCCGGACGTCAAGAAGCTCGCGACGTGGTATGTGGCGACTGGCGGCGCGAACGTGACGTCCTTGTCGTCGCAGGGGCTTGGCGCGGCGAGCGGGGCCGGTGGCGAGAGCGACCGCGGCCGCAAGTACCTGGACGAGATCCAGTCGGAGGGGATCGGCCGGGGCCTGAAGCCCGAGTACGTCGACGTCCGATGCGTCCCGATCTACTTCAAGCAGGACGCCCAGTGGTACGACGCGTGCCCGACTTGCAACAAGAAGGTGACCGAGGAGGGTGCGCAGGGTGACCGCTTTCGCTGCGAGAAGTGCGACAAGACTGtcacgccgacgcagcgctaCCTCGTTTCCATCCAGGTCACGGACAACGTCTCTCAGGCGTGGCTAACGCTCTTCAACGAAGCCGGCATCGAGTTCTTTGGgatggaggcggcagagctgaAGCGTCGTGCGCAGGAGGACCCTCTCTACATCGCGAAGCTGGCGCAGGGCCGCATGAACCGACCAGTGGTGATGCGTCTGCGCGTGAAGGAGGAGATGAGCTCGAACTCCATGACCGGCGAGGAGTCAGACCGGCTGCGCATGTCAGTGGTGCGCATCTCCGAGTTTATGCCGATTGCGGGCACCTCCGAGGAGACGCGTCGTCGCCTCGCGCAGAACCTGCGCACAGAGTGCGATGAAATTCTCCGCCTCATCGAGGCTTACGTCTGA